One Cynocephalus volans isolate mCynVol1 chromosome 7, mCynVol1.pri, whole genome shotgun sequence genomic region harbors:
- the LOC134382393 gene encoding protein MEMO1-like isoform X1 produces MSNRVVCREASHARSWYTASGPQLNAQLEGWLSQVQSTKRPARAIIAPHAGYTYCGSCAAHAYKQVDPSITRRIFILGPSHHVPLSRWALSSVDIYRTPLYDLRIDQKIYGELWKTGMFERMSLQTDEDEHSIEMHLPYTAKAMESHKDEFTIIPVLVGALSESKEQEFGKLFSKYLADPSNLFVVSSDFCHWGQRFRYSYYDESQGEIYRSIEHLDKMGMSIIEQLDPVSFSNYLKKYHNTICGRHPIGVLLNAITELQKNGMNMSFSFLNYAQSSQCRNWQDSSVSYAAGALTVH; encoded by the coding sequence ATGTCCAACCGAGTGGTCTGCCGGGAAGCCAGTCACGCCCGGAGCTGGTACACAGCGTCAGGACCGCAGCTGAATGCACAGCTAGAAGGTTGGCTTTCACAAGTACAGTCTACAAAAAGACCTGCTAGAGCCATTATTGCACCCCATGCAGGATATACGTACTGTGGGTCTTGTGCCGCCCATGCTTACAAACAAGTGGATCCATCTATTACCCGGAGAATTTTCATCCTCGGGCCTTCTCATCATGTGCCCCTCTCTCGATGGGCACTTTCCAGTGTGGATATATATAGGACACCTCTGTATGACCTTCGTATTGACCAAAAGATTTATGGAGAACTATGGAAGACAGGAATGTTTGAACGTATGTCTCTGCAGACAGATGAAGATGAACACAGTATTGAAATGCATTTGCCTTACACTGCTAAAGCCATGGAAAGCCATAAGGATGAGTTTACCATTATTCCTGTACTGGTTGGAGCTCTGAGTGAGTCAAAAGAACAGGAATTCGGAAAACTCTTCAGTAAATATCTAGCGGATCCTAGTAATCTCTTTGTGGTTTCTTCTGATTTCTGCCATTGGGGTCAAAGGTTCCGTTACAGTTACTATGATGAATCCCAGGGGGAGATTTATAGATCCATTGAACATCTAGATAAAATGGGTATGAGTATTATAGAACAATTAGACCCTGTATCTTTTAGCAATTACTTGAAGAAATACCATAATACTATATGTGGAAGACATCCCATTGGGGTGTTATTAAATGCTATCACAGAGCTCCAGAAGAATGGAATGAACATGAGCTTTTCCTTTTTGAATTATGCCCAGTCAAGCCAGTGTAGAAACTGGCAAGACAGTTCAGTGAGTTACGCAGCTGGAGCACTCACAGTCCACTGA
- the LOC134382393 gene encoding protein MEMO1-like isoform X2 yields the protein MQDIRTVGLVPPMLTNKWIHLLPGEFSSSGLLIMCPSLDGHFPVWIYIGHLCMTFVLTKRFMENYGRQECLNVCLCRQMKMNTVLKCICLTLLKPWKGQRFRYSYYDESQGEIYRSIEHLDKMGMSIIEQLDPVSFSNYLKKYHNTICGRHPIGVLLNAITELQKNGMNMSFSFLNYAQSSQCRNWQDSSVSYAAGALTVH from the exons ATGCAGGATATACGTACTGTGGGTCTTGTGCCGCCCATGCTTACAAACAAGTGGATCCATCTATTACCCGGAGAATTTTCATCCTCGGGCCTTCTCATCATGTGCCCCTCTCTCGATGGGCACTTTCCAGTGTGGATATATATAGGACACCTCTGTATGACCTTCGTATTGACCAAAAGATTTATGGAGAACTATGGAAGACAGGAATGTTTGAACGTATGTCTCTGCAGACAGATGAAGATGAACACAGTATTGAAATGCATTTGCCTTACACTGCTAAAGCCATGGAA GGGTCAAAGGTTCCGTTACAGTTACTATGATGAATCCCAGGGGGAGATTTATAGATCCATTGAACATCTAGATAAAATGGGTATGAGTATTATAGAACAATTAGACCCTGTATCTTTTAGCAATTACTTGAAGAAATACCATAATACTATATGTGGAAGACATCCCATTGGGGTGTTATTAAATGCTATCACAGAGCTCCAGAAGAATGGAATGAACATGAGCTTTTCCTTTTTGAATTATGCCCAGTCAAGCCAGTGTAGAAACTGGCAAGACAGTTCAGTGAGTTACGCAGCTGGAGCACTCACAGTCCACTGA